The genomic interval TTTCAAACTCCATTGATTACACAATCTTAAATCACGTACGTATACGGGAATTAAGATTGTGTAAATTCTTAGTTCACTTCACGTACAATTTccagatttaaaaaaaaaaaaaatcgaactCAGTGATGAAGAAACTAATGTTATGAGTGAGTTATGTGAGTTTTAAATGATTATGAGATATGATTGGTGAAGTATGGTGATTTTTTGATATGTGAGTCATGAGATATGATGAATCTTGATGAATGTGAGTTATGGGTtagtaaaattgtaaaaaatattataaatatcaaaggGAATTCTgggtattttagtttttttaccAACTTGAGGGGTGTGGATAATAATGTGAGGGGTGTGGGTAGCAACATTGAAAAAATTACTTTCTACGATCTCAAATTATACACCTTCCAAAAAATTTCTTATgcatttgaatttttaacatatatatcaAGTGTGCTTGTTAGCATTTTACAATATAATATTCTCTATCAATAATGTCTTCTCTTTCCGATGTTTCTTCATTATATGAAAAACAGTACTAAGAAGACCAAATTTGATCTTAACTCTTTCATCTAATCTATCAATGGTTGTGgaaatatctttcatttttttatgtgtACTCACTTTGACTTTATCTTTTCTCCTCTCAAAGTTTCTCTcaaaaagtcaaacaaaaaatGTTCCAAAAGGGTCTTTGGGGTACCCTATTATTGGAGAGACACTTGGTTTTCTTAAAGCACAGAGGAAAGACAAGGGCTCAGAGTGGATAGAAGAAAGAGTATCAAAGTATGGTCCTGTCTTCAAAACATCCTTATTGGGTTCTCCTACTGTGGTTATTATTGGACAAGAAGGAAACAAGTTTGTTCTTGGTTCCTCGGAGGATGTTTTATCAGCTAAAAAACCCCTCACCCTTCAAAAGATACTTGGAAAGCAAAGCTTAATTGAGCTCACAGGATCAAGGTACATATTATTCAACTCTTGCTCATATGGGTTAAGTGTTTGTTTGGTTTTATGGTAGGGAGTGTCAAAGGTGATTCATGAAATTTTGGAATTGACTATTAACTTGAGATAGAATTTGTAGCCTttgacttaaaatattatttttacactCAAAGTCATTGTTTGAGTATTTTTAGTATCAAAACATTCACTGCTTTAcattcaaatcatttttaattaaaatcaattttataaatcgAACTTTTGTGTCCGCTTAATCAAATGCATTACTAGTTTAAAGAGTTTAGATGATTTGTCAAAATAATCCTTATATAACGATCAAGGTTTTAGAAAATAGTCTATGTGACCACTATTGCAACCACAACATTCAGCTTTTTTATGACTTATGCAGCTGTATTGATCGCAATTGTCTGTAATTTTAAGGATCACAATGACCGTGACTGTAATTTAAAAACTTGATTATGCCATTATGGTGTTAGATTCAAATAATGGCACTTTGAAATAAGGTCTTTCATGTTTGGAAAGACAACGCGAgactttgattttgaaattaaaataatattagtgtGTTTGATTTTACCATggtgaaattgattttgattgaaTTGAGCGTagttaaaagtaaatttaaggTAAAATGTTCATCCGGAAGTAAgttcaataataattttgaatattaaaaCTACATTTATGACACAAACTATAAATATAAGGCCTTTGTGTATTTTCCATGCAGGCATAGGTTGATCAAGGGTGAAATGTTGAAATTCTTGAAACCTGAATGCCTTCAAAACTATGTCAAAAAGATGGATGAATTAGTGAACACAGTATTATTAAGCAAATTGAAAGAGAATAAAACAATTAAAGTTGTAGGGTTGATGAAGAAACTAGCCTATAATATGGCTTgcaatatattatttgacattAAAGATGAACACACAAGAGAGgctttgtttgaagattttatCACATCATTTAAAGCAATTCATTCACTTCCAATCAATTTCCCTGGCACCTCATTTTGGAGAGGCCAAAAAGCAAGAGCAAGAATTGTGGAAAAAATACTTCCTATTATGAACAAAAGAAGAGAGGAACTTTCAAAGGGACTTCTAAGCTCTACTAATGATATGCTTTCTTGCCTTCTTGCAATAAGGGATGAAAATCATCAACCTCTAGATGATGACATAATTActgacaattttatttttctatttgttgCTAGTAATGATACATCTGCTACTCTTATGAGCTTGATGATATGGAAGTTGTCTAGAGATCAAGAGGTTTACAATAAAGTTTTAGAAGGTAACACTAACTTGTTGTTAagattttgatattatttaacCACTTAGTTGAACTCAAATGATTAATGATAAATCATTTTAAAGAATTTGAGTTCGAATTCTaactgaaataattttttatcaaacttaACTTATCTCTTAGTAGAACTTTAGATTATCAAGGTCCTTTACTCTCGGGAACTAGAGGGTTATAAAAAAGATGTTATTATTTACTTGTCATTTGATgtagtccttttttttttgaaagctTTGGTAAATTTCTTTATGTAGAACAAATGGAAATTTTAAAGCAAAGGGAAGGAAATGAAGAGAGGCTAACATGGGGAGAGATACAAAAGATGAAATACACATGGAGGGTTGCTCAAGAATTGATGAGGATGATCCCTCCTTTGTTTGGTGGATTTAGGAAAGCACTTAAAGATACTAGTTACCAAGGATATCACATACCAAAAGGGTGGCAGGTAATGTTTCTTCCAAGGGTTTAGATTGTGGTCACAGTCTTTGATACTTTGAACAATTGAGTGCAATGCATAGTGCCTCAATCGCATCCACATTGCGATTATGGAGACATCATAAGCCCTAATATCGCAGTTTTAATTGCAGTCgcatacttttttaaaatctcgTGGAGACATCAAAATTATTGATGTCGCAGTTTTAATTGCAGTcgcatatttttattatcattaaaatttcTCTAATTTGGACATATTTTTTGACTTAATTAACCAAGTGGTGAATTGATCTTCAGTGAAGGATAAATCATTCAAAAACTTTGGTTACCTTCCCGGCCCCCTGAGAACcgaaatgttaataaaatataattgtccTTAGTTTAATGTTAAGTTGGTTTCTTGTATAGGTATATTGGCCATCATGTGGAACGCACATGGACAAAGAGATATTTGAGAATCCACAAAAGTTTGATCCATCTCGATTTGAAAATCCAAGCAAGCCAATCCCTTCCTATTCTTACCTTCCATTTGGTGCAGGGATTCATTATTGCATAGGAAATGAGTTTGCAAGAGTTGAAACCTTAACCACCATTCACAATTTTGTGAAGATGTATGAATGGTCTCAATTGAATCCAGAGGAAACAATTACTCGTCAACCAATGCCATATCcatctttgggtctcccaattAAGATCAAACCAAGATGTAATATTTCGTAAACTCCATTGTCTTGTCCTTTGTAGTTGCTGTTGTGATTGTTAttatctttcttgtaatttttcatAACATTTTTATGTCTAAGTATTGTTCGTAATATATCCTAGTTTAACCGATAAAACGCCGATAAAACGTCGATATTCTTAGGTTGAAAATTATGTATCGGGTTTGAACTCAATATCTTACATTTGTTTGTGAATTTCTagtaatatttatcattttaatatttatcatcttattcatagacaaaataaattaaatatttttaatgatttaaaaattatgataaattgagaatataaaaaaaattatatgatcaATGCATATTAATTtaatccttttattttttaattttacaatgcATTACAACAAAAGATTTATATCGCCGTACATATCAATTAACTCAAcaaaaaagtattacattacAACAAAATGTCCATTTTTGATTTTTGACAAGACGACTCTACTCATAGATAGAGAGATACACAACACTCACCTCAAATACTATGCAACaatttaaaaagatacaactttaatatcaatTTATAATGTCAGTGCATCTCAATTGTTAAACTTGTATATCTCAAAACTTTTGTACAAGCTTGTATTTGTCGTTTATAAAAACGTTGTTATCAAGCTCTGCTTGCATTTGGGGATCATTTTGATGCAAAACGCTTTGGTAATAGGTACCCTTTAGCTAGTTACACAAGTAAACGACACACTGAAGTAGTGACAAatacaaagaaataaattacATAGAACTTTTAATATaagttttaaataaacaattgaatgaatattttaaaaggcATTATAATTTGAGATACATTAACATATGTATTGGTATTTCAAGTATATAAATGACTAacctatttataatatttaaaattgtaggATTGTTTCAATCTAATcttctatatatattattattattttgaaatgatcTAAAGAATTacgaaatattaataaaatttgtctttttatttagatttattatcaaatatattcttCACATTATTTACGTAATTTCAAGTTCATTaccaatttaatattattttcgtCTCTACAAATAcaatttgattataaaaaattaatttcatagattattttaaaattttaaaaatgtgagAAAGTAGATTGATACATTACTATGATTTTAAAAACGAATTTGAGAATTTACTCTTAAATTAATTCTAGTTGTTTTCAGAGGGGAAGGCGATGATGAGGAGAGAAAGGAGAATATGTTGAAGAAATGACAAAGGAGGCATCATTGGTAGCAATAGATAAAGGACTCTTTGGAGTTGTAGGTGTTATTGATCTTGAGATGTGACCATAGCCTTTGTCACCACTCCTCCTTGGTCCTTTCTCAGCCCATTTGAGTTCAGTTTGCTTTAATGTAGTTGGATACCTCCAATTTAAACACCCCAGCAACCCTGCTCTTTCTATGTACCTTGTCAATAATCAAATTCCAAACATCATTCATgttataataaattagtttgaAATAAGAGATAATTTTGACCAAAAATTACTATCTTCCAAGTTTTGATCAACATcttgaataaaataatgtaattcacaattttataagtaaaaattaactCCAACTAGAGGCATGTTATATCATTCTGAAATGGTACTTGAAAAATTAGTCAAAACACCAATAATGACTTACGCTGCTTCAAAAAGTAAAAGGGTCACAATCCTCTTTGTTcttagaaaaaaatagaaaaaaataaatatgaattgaGTTTTGAGACTGATACAtatgtttcttttattttgacCAAACCGACACTAATTATACTATTATCTTAGATATTTCAATTAAGACCCATAAAAAGTGAATCTGATTGAGTATCTTGATGATATAACTTCAATAGGAATCTAGTTAACAACTTTTATGAAATTACATGTCTTTATTCTTATACACCAATTATTCAAGTAAATATGAAAATTCATGAACTAGTTCATGTTATTATATCTTAAAAACCATTTTGGTTATAAGTTGCACACAAAACAATAGAACGCCAGATTTTGTGTTTTTGAAAACATTAGATCTaattaaggaaataaaaatttaaagactaTTTTTTGGAGTCAGAAGCATGCATTATTAGCAAATTGTTACCTTTGGCTGAATCTCAATCCAAGGCACTCAATACACTTTCTTCCTTCTCTCAATTCTCCCATACCTATTTCCACACACTGCTTGCAATAAACCCTGCCACATACCTGCATTGTCCACAAACATTATtgttaactaattaattaaataattgtaaactatagaattacttttttaataaactatatagaaaaattaatatatcaacaaCATAAACATTCAAAGACTTACCAGACATCTAGTCCTGAAAAAATAAACATAGTCATTGCAAATGGCACAAATCTTAGAGTGAGGAATCCCAGGTCGCCTTCGTCGAACGGCACCGCCTTTTCTCGAAGCCAAACTTTCACCACTCATTGCATCGTAGCCCATACTATACTCACTAGTCCTATTTTGAGGACTTTGTGCACCACTATGACCAAAATTTTGATGATAGTTGTGATTGGAATGTACTTTCAAGCCTTTCTTGAAATCATGACTTGGTGACATGGACATAGGTGAAAGAGAAGGTGATGATGGTACATTTGTTGTGGAATTTTTCATCACATTTGGTAAATCTTGAAAAGTAAGGTTAACAGATTCATCTGGAATACCTTGGTATAGTTCCTCAAGTCTTGGCTTTGTCTCCAAAGTTTTCTTATTGTGATCacccatttttaatttcttaggATTAATGAGattatgtttataaatatttaagggGTGGTGAAATGAAGGTAATTGTGTAGTAGGCTTGTTTGGTCCAATTGCCAATAAAAACGACCATATGTGACAAATGTTTACAAGGCCGGTCAGAAATTAAGAAGAAATAGCTATGAATGTTCTTTGTGGTCCTTTGAAAAGACAACCGATATTAATACGTTGTATCATCCAATTAATAATTTTGGCTATAGAATGTTGGATCACAATCCATTATAGatgttaatgattttttttttttttttttaatttcgtATCGATATCAATCAAATCACAACTTTATTCATACAGAAGAGAAgtgttataaaatattacttctAAAATATATAAGGTTAAATagcatttgtggtcctttaacttaatttcagttaacgttttagtcattttttttcttctcgatttggtcatttattttaattttaagtgataatttgatcttttatgttttaaaatatcaataatattatccttattttttgcaaaaattcatcaaaaatttcaaacaaaacccataaaattaattatcattctcaatataatgcaatttcatcaaattcataacttaaatctttaaataaactcacatTTTCATCtcaaacaacatcaaataaagaatgaaaatatgagtttatttgaagatttgagttacgaatttgatgaaatttgtattatattaaagaatataattaattttatgggttttgtttaaaatttttgatatactttttgaatttttgtaacaaaaaaaagataacattgttgacattttaaaatataaaagattaaattatcacttaaaattaaaataaatgaccacatcatgaagaaaaaaaaaataaagaattaaaacgttaactaaaattaaattaaagaactgcaaatattatttaatcaaaatataatatcaatcattattaaatttataatatttttttaataccaatTTATGGTATATCATTTATGACCGTAGATCTTACTTGACTACTAATTATACTACTAATTATAGTAACCTTTAGAGTATTTGTAAAACAAAAAGTAGCCTTTTGAGTATTCATGTGACCAAGtttctaatataaaaaatagattttgataaacttctattagttataaaataaataaagtttggtTAAGAATTGTtgtagttaaaatttgaaatttttaaaataataaatttaaaataaaattttattaaccacttaaatttttttaagactaAATTGATActcaattattcaaaataaatgaatttaattttaaattatttcaaaaaaaaaataatattcaatttaaaaatatttttaagtataaaAGTGAAAAGTTTTATTTGCCGGCTGATTTTCAAGGAAAAAACTTAATTAGTTACGGTAGGTTACAGACGCTTCCTATTCTTATCTACTAAAATAGTAGCAATAGAAGATTGTAAGAAAATACTACTAAAATAATACTATAATTACAACACTACTTGTGCGAAACACGAATCAAAtatgacaataattaaaaatttaaatacaaattaataacaatataacataatacaaaatgaaaaagtttataaattgaacattgtttatttttatttttaaaatactttaaaagtGGTGATTATTTTCGGAGGTCAATGAAGTATTTGGTTGAGGTATTGTGGAAAAActtgttattattttgtaacaATAATTCAATATTTGGATAATCTATATAgttataaacaaatatatataggAGCATAATTGTATATATAGCTCACAAGAATTGATATAAATATCTACAAAATATCTAAAATTGAAAGTTGATATTATGCTTTGAGATGTATTTCATTCAAATCAACACCAATAAATTTGAAGCAAATACATATTACAATACAACTCAATCGTGTAGTTCCTCAACAATGGCAATTGTATCTTACTACAATCTCAATGTTTGTTTTTTTCCACACTTTTACAATGGTTGCGTGCATTTAATTAATGATGATATTATgcatttattattcttttatgcATGTGTCTTATGGAAACATGTGAAAGCATATATGTTAATGTGAAATTACTTTGAGTCTATAAAAATATAGTTAGCataaaacataatataatttttttcgtaAACTATTAGTTTTGAGTTTATTAGATAATAACAATgtgattattcaattttttgttaatgtaaatttttgttctacaaaacttgaattttgtattttataaggtcctttaattttatttatttgtgcaGGGGTATTTGTATACGAAGAGTTATAGCACGGACACGTGTTTGTTTTACATTGGACAAACGTATAAAAACTAACTAAGGTTGAAAAGTTGTCTAATATATCAATGAAATGACATATAATGTGATTAGTTAATTGTCATATATActaaacaaaaattacataatttgtTATCGTGAAAAtggaaaaatttatttattggagttataaaataa from Cicer arietinum cultivar CDC Frontier isolate Library 1 chromosome 5, Cicar.CDCFrontier_v2.0, whole genome shotgun sequence carries:
- the LOC101504503 gene encoding beta-amyrin 28-monooxygenase-like isoform X2; translation: MVVEISFIFLCVLTLTLSFLLSKFLSKSQTKNVPKGSLGYPIIGETLGFLKAQRKDKGSEWIEERVSKYGPVFKTSLLGSPTVVIIGQEGNKFVLGSSEDVLSAKKPLTLQKILGKQSLIELTGSSNDTSATLMSLMIWKLSRDQEVYNKVLEEQMEILKQREGNEERLTWGEIQKMKYTWRVAQELMRMIPPLFGGFRKALKDTSYQGYHIPKGWQVYWPSCGTHMDKEIFENPQKFDPSRFENPSKPIPSYSYLPFGAGIHYCIGNEFARVETLTTIHNFVKMYEWSQLNPEETITRQPMPYPSLGLPIKIKPRCNIS
- the LOC101504503 gene encoding taxadiene 5-alpha hydroxylase-like isoform X1, with protein sequence MVVEISFIFLCVLTLTLSFLLSKFLSKSQTKNVPKGSLGYPIIGETLGFLKAQRKDKGSEWIEERVSKYGPVFKTSLLGSPTVVIIGQEGNKFVLGSSEDVLSAKKPLTLQKILGKQSLIELTGSRHRLIKGEMLKFLKPECLQNYVKKMDELVNTVLLSKLKENKTIKVVGLMKKLAYNMACNILFDIKDEHTREALFEDFITSFKAIHSLPINFPGTSFWRGQKARARIVEKILPIMNKRREELSKGLLSSTNDMLSCLLAIRDENHQPLDDDIITDNFIFLFVASNDTSATLMSLMIWKLSRDQEVYNKVLEEQMEILKQREGNEERLTWGEIQKMKYTWRVAQELMRMIPPLFGGFRKALKDTSYQGYHIPKGWQVYWPSCGTHMDKEIFENPQKFDPSRFENPSKPIPSYSYLPFGAGIHYCIGNEFARVETLTTIHNFVKMYEWSQLNPEETITRQPMPYPSLGLPIKIKPRCNIS
- the LOC101515122 gene encoding uncharacterized protein, which encodes MGDHNKKTLETKPRLEELYQGIPDESVNLTFQDLPNVMKNSTTNVPSSPSLSPMSMSPSHDFKKGLKVHSNHNYHQNFGHSGAQSPQNRTSEYSMGYDAMSGESLASRKGGAVRRRRPGIPHSKICAICNDYVYFFRTRCLVCGRVYCKQCVEIGMGELREGRKCIECLGLRFSQRYIERAGLLGCLNWRYPTTLKQTELKWAEKGPRRSGDKGYGHISRSITPTTPKSPLSIATNDASFVISSTYSPFSPHHRLPL